TTGCACTCACAATACAGAACCTGGTTGCGCGGTAAAAGCAGCGATAGAAAACGGAGATTTATCAAAAGAACGTCTTGAGAGTTATAAAAAGCTCAAAAAAGAAATCGGTTATATGAACCTGAACTTTCGCCAGTTAGAACGAGAAAAAATCAAAAACATGTTCGGCGGCGTTAACAAAATGAAGCAAACTATGAATTATGTAAAAGATAAAGACAAAAACCGCTGAAAGATAAAGATAAAGATAATAACCAAATCTTGCTATGTAAGATTTGGTTATTATCTTTTAAAATCAATATCAAGAATAATATATAAGCAATTGTCTTTAATCGAATAACTAATTATATGATATTCCAAGTACTGTTCATATAATTTTGAAATTTCATATACTGATCTATTGAATATCAGAACTTTCCCGTTGATATCAGTTATTTTGCAAAAAGTATTAATATCTGCATTTTCAAAAAATTCATTTAGCTTTAACATATGGGCTCACATCTATTTAATACTAAATTTTAGTACATGTTTATTATAGTACTAAATATTAGTACTGTCAACACAAAAATACTAAATTTTTGTATATTTATATTGAAATGGAATTTAAGAACAGACTAAAAGAATTAAGAAAAACCAAAGATTTGACACAAGCACAAGTTGCGAAGTTGCTCAATATGTCCAAAACAGGTTATGCAAGCTGGGAACAAGGACTTGCTGAGCCAGGTGTTGAGCAAATCAAAATACTATGTGATATTTTTGATGTTTCTGCTGATTATCTGATAGGTCTTGAAGATGAAAACGGAAACAGATATTAATAAGGTTCAAATAGAATTTATATAAAATAAAGTTATCATGGTTGTAAGATAAAAAATTGGATGTTAAATAATTATCTTTTTTGATTTATATGTACTTCTAATTGCTGATAAGGTATAGTGATACCTTCTTTGTCAAACTGCTTTTTAACCTCTTCAATGATGTCATAATAAACAGTCCAATAATCTACTCTGGGTGTCCAGATTTTCAATACAAATTCCAGCCAATTGTCTTTATGAGAATACACTCTTGCAAAAGGCAGCGGATCTTTTAGCGTTAACGGATGATTAAAAGCAATATCATACAAAATTCTCTTAACCTTTTCTATATCACAATCAAGTGGGGCGCGGAATTTCAGGTCAATCCGCCGCGTATCTTTGGCAGAATAATTGGTCAATGCTGTTTCAATTATCGATTTGTTTGGGATAGTGATAAGCTTGTTGTCTATTGTTACTAACTTGGTATAAAAAATCGTTATTGATTCCACAGTACCTTCGTGCGTTCCGTTATCAATATAATCTCCTGTCTTAAAAGGCTTGAAAATCAAAATCATAAAACCGCCGGCAAGATTGGATAATGCGCCCTGCAAAGCAAGTCCTATCGCAAGACCTGCAGATGCAAACGCTGCCAAAACAGAAGTAAGAGGAACGCCCAAAACGCTGACTACGGATATAATGAGTATAGTTTTTAGAGAAATAGAGATAAAGCCCTTGAGGAAGCCTTGAATACTGGCATCAAGTTTTTTGAATCCTCTTGATTTTAAAATAAGCTTAATAAGGTATTTTATTAAAAATAATCCTACTGCCAGCAACACTCCTGCAGCCAAAATCTTAAGTCCTGCTGAAGCAATAAAATCCAAGACATTTTTCCACGAAATCATATTTTTATTATTTGATAAAATAGATGTGTTTATCTAAATTTTGGTAAAAAAGATACATAAACACGATATTAATTTATATTAGAATTTTTTAATTAGAATTTTTTAATCGTTTTTTAATAGTATTTTTAAAGGCTTTTTTTATAAATATTGTTATAATCATTTTGAAATCATTTTTGGAGGGAAGCAATGAAACAGCAATTTACTGCAAAACCGTTGAGCAAAACAGCAAAAATCATAATAGGCGCTAGCGTAGGATTTTTGGTAGTTTTGATTTTATTATTTTCATCTATCACCGTTATTGACCAAAGCGAAATTGGTGTTTATACCAATTTTGGAAAGTACAAATCACAATTTACAGCAGGTGTTAATTTAAAAGCGCCTTTTACATCCAAGGTTTACAGATACAACACCAGAGTACAGCAGTACGAAAACACATACGAAGCATACACTTGGGACACTCAGCTTGTAAGCTATGAACTAACTGTGCAATATCAGCTTGATAAAGAC
The Clostridia bacterium DNA segment above includes these coding regions:
- a CDS encoding helix-turn-helix transcriptional regulator, producing the protein MYIYIEMEFKNRLKELRKTKDLTQAQVAKLLNMSKTGYASWEQGLAEPGVEQIKILCDIFDVSADYLIGLEDENGNRY
- a CDS encoding mechanosensitive ion channel domain-containing protein, whose product is MISWKNVLDFIASAGLKILAAGVLLAVGLFLIKYLIKLILKSRGFKKLDASIQGFLKGFISISLKTILIISVVSVLGVPLTSVLAAFASAGLAIGLALQGALSNLAGGFMILIFKPFKTGDYIDNGTHEGTVESITIFYTKLVTIDNKLITIPNKSIIETALTNYSAKDTRRIDLKFRAPLDCDIEKVKRILYDIAFNHPLTLKDPLPFARVYSHKDNWLEFVLKIWTPRVDYWTVYYDIIEEVKKQFDKEGITIPYQQLEVHINQKR